Below is a window of Halolamina sp. CBA1230 DNA.
CTTCGCGGCCGCCGGGGCTCGGCGGAACGAACGGTCAGTTTCGCCGGTTCTACACGGACGTAACTGACCGTTCGACCCGGCGGTTCAGAAGGCTTTTGCAGGGGCCGTTGGTAGTTCGTGCCAGCATGCCTGCGGACTTCAACTGGGCCATCGGTGGCGAAGCCGGCGATGGCATCGACTCCACCGGGAAGATCTTCGCGAGAGCGCTCTCCCGGGCCGGTCGACACGTGTTCACCTCGAAGGATTTCGCCTCCCGTATCCGAGGTGGGTACACGGCGTACAAAGTTCGGACCGCCATCGACCAAGTAGAGAGCACCGTCGACCGTCTCGACGTGCTGATCGCGCTGACCCAGCGCACCGTCGACGAGAACATCGACGAGCTCCACGAGGGGTCGGTGATCATCTACGACGGCGAGCGCACGTCGATGCAGGATCTCGAGATCCCGGAGGGGATGATCGGGATGGACATCCCCCTCAAGTCGCTGGCCGAGGACGCCGGCGGCGCGATCATGCGCAACATCGTCGCGCTGGGCGCCGCGTGTGAGGTGACGGAGTTCCCGATCGAACATCTCGGCTCCTCGCTGGAGAAACGCTTCAGCGACAAGGGCCAGTCGATCGTCGAGAACAACAAGACCGCCGCCGACCTCGGCGCCGAGTACGTCCAGGACAACTACGAGACCGAGAGCGCCGAGTTCGAGTACGAGCTCGAGACCACCGACGAGGACTACGTCCTGATCAACGGCGACGAGGCGATCGGGATGGGCGCCATCGCCGCCGGCTGCCGGTTCTACTCGGGCTACCCCATCACGCCCGCGACCGACGTGATGGAGTACCTCACCGGCCGGCTGGAGCGCTACGGCGGCCACGTCGTGCAGGCCGAGGACGAGCTCTCGGCGATCAACATGGCACTCGGTGCCGCCCGGGCCGGCGCGCGGTCGATGACCGCCACCTCCGGCCCCGGGATCGACCTGATGGCCGAGACGTTCGGCCTCGTCGCCCAGAGCGAGACGCCGCTGGTGATCTGTGACGTGATGCGTTCGGGCCCCTCGACGGGGATGCCGACCAAGCAGGAGCAGGGCGACCTCAACATGACGCTGTTCGGCGGCCACGGCGAGATCCCGCGGTTCGTGGTCGCGCCGACGACCATCTCGGAGTGTTTCTGGAAAACTGTCGAGGCGTTCAACCTCGCCGAGAAGTACCAGACGCCCGTCTACCTGGTTTCGGACCTCGAGATGGCGGTGACCGAGCAGACGTTCCCGCCGGAGGCGTTCGACATGGACGACGTCGAGATCGACCGCGGGAAGATCGTCGACGAGGACGAGGTCGAGGAGTGGCTCGACGACGAGGGTCGCTTCCGGGCCCACGCCGACACCGAGGACGGCGTCAGCCCGCGCGCGCTGCCGGGGACGACCGACGGCGCCCACATGTCCACGGGGCTGGAACACAACGAGCTCGGCCGCCGGACCGAGGACACGGATATCCGCGTCGAGCAGGTCCAGAAGCGCCAGCGAAAGGCCGAGACCGCCGAGGCGGAGGAGGACTGGAGCCCCCGCGAGTTCGGCAACGCCGACTCCGACAACCTCGTCGTCTCCTGGGGGTCGAACGAGGGGACCATCGTCGAGGCGATGGACCACCTCGACGAGGACGACCCGGACTTCCAGTTCCTCTCGGTGCCGTACCTGTTCCCGCGGCCGGACCTGACCGAGGCGGTCGAGGACGCCGAGCAGGTGGTCGTCGTCGAGTGTAACGCGACCGGGCAGTTCGCGGACGTGCTCGAGCACGACACGCTCGAGCGCGTGGATCGAGTGAACAAGTACAACGGCGTCGGCTTCAAGGCCGACGAACTGGCCGCGGAGATCACGGAGGTGCTCCAATGAGCAGCGACGTTCAATTCATCGACTTCAAATCCGACAAGCAGCCCACCTGGTGTCCCGGATGCGGCGACTTCGGGACGATGAACGGCATGATGAAGGCGCTGGCGAACACGGGGAACGACCCCGACAACACGTTCGTCGTCGCCGGCATCGGCTGTTCGGGCAAGATCGGCACGTACATGCACAGCTACGCGCTCCACGGCGTCCACGGCCGCGCGCTACCCGTGGGCACGGGCGTGAAGATGGCCAACCCCGACCTCGAAGTGATGGTCGCGGGCGGCGACGGCGACGGCTACTCCATCGGTGCCGGCCACTTCGTCCACGCGGTGCGGCGCAACGTGGACATGAGCTACATCGTGATGGACAACCGCATCTACGGCCTCACCAAGGGCCAGGCCTCGCCGACCAGCCGCGAGGACTTCGAGACGGCGACGACGCCCGAGGGGCCGAAGCAGCCGCCGGTCAACCCCCTCGCGCTCGCGCTGTCGGCGGGCGGGACGTTCATCGCCCAGTCGTTCGCCTCCGACTCCCAGCGCCACACGGAGCTGGTCCAGGAGGCCATCGAGCACGACGGGTTCGGCTTCGTCAACGTGTTCTCGCCGTGTGTCACGTTCAACGACACGGACACGTACGACTACTTCCGCGACAACCTCACGGATCTCGCGGAGACCGACCACGACCCGAACGACTTCGACGAGGCCAAAGACCGGATCATGGACCCCGACGGCGAGTACCAGGGGATCCTCTATCAGGACGAGAGCTCGACGCCGTACCACGAGGCCCACGGCGTCACCGAGGACATGACCGAGATCCCCGACGGCGCACCCGAGAACGCGACCGACCTCGTCCGGGAGTTCTACTGAACGCCGCGCCGCCTCGTTTTTCGCGGACTAAGTGTTCCGACCCCGCTCGAACGACGGAATCCGACGGACTGCGCTACGTACTCGCAGGATTCGCTGCGAAGTTAGCAACACTCATAACGCACACGGCGTTTCGTGTGTGCATGTCCGACCGTTTTGACGTGGTCGTCGCGGGTGCGGGACCCGCGGGCGCGCAGTGTGCCCGCGACCTCGCCCAGCGAGGCTACGACGCCGTCCTCCTGGAACTGGAGTCGGAGGACGAGTTCCCGCGTCAGAGCAACAAGTCGACCGCCGGCACGTTCCCGTCGATGATGGCCGCCTTCGGCGTCCCCGACGACGTGGTGATGAACTACACCGACGACGTGGTGCTGGAGTCGCCCAACGACCACTACGTCCAGAACCAGCCCGGCGCCGTGCTCGAGTTCGCGGAGTTCAAGCAGTGGCTGGTCGCCGACGCCCGCGAGAAGGGCGCCGAGGTGTGGTTCGACGCTCGCGTCTCCCGGCCGATCACGGAGGGTGACACGCCCGTCGGCGTTCGGTACAACGGCGACGAGGAGGTGTACGCCGACATCATCGTCGACGCCACCGGCCCTGCGGCGCCGCTGGCGAAGGATCTGGGCGTCAGTGAGCTCAAACGCGAGAAGCAGGCTATCGGCGTCGAGTACGAGATGGAGGGGATCGAGATCGACCACCCCGAGTACGCGGATCTGACGGACTCGATGATGCTCCGTCTGGACCACGACCTCGCGCCCGGCGGCTACTCGTGGATCTTCCACACCGGCGGCGACGAGGCGAAAGTCGGGATCTGTTACATCCAGAACGACAGCCACCAGCGTCACGGCAAGGAGGGGATGGGGATCGACGACTACCTCCAGTACTGGCTCGACACCGACCCCCGCTTCGAGAACGCCGAGCGTCTGGAGGGGAAGGTCCACCGCGGCTCGGCCCACATCCAGACGCCGGGCGACCTGAGCACTGACAGCTTCATGGCGATCGGCGACACCGTTCCCAGCGTCGACCCGCTCTGGGGCGAGGGGATCCACAAGGGGATGCAGTCCGGCCGCGCGGCGGCGACGGTCGCCGACCGATGTCTCACGCCCGAGGAGCCCGACACCTCCGCGTCGGCGATGGCGGTGTACAACAAGCTCTGGCACAGCGAGGTCGCGCCGCGGATGCGCGAGCGCCTGCTGATGACCGAACTGCTGTACCTCGCGCCCAACTCCCGCTACGACAAGCTGATGGCCGACCTGAACGACACCGAGGAGGAGACGCTGGCGAAAGTCAACGCCGGCAACCTCGGCGCGATGCGGAAGCTCCTGCACCTCGGCGACGTGCCGCTGCTCGCGAAGTTCGCGCGCGAGCGACTCTCCGAGTAGCACGACATCGACGACTTCCGCGGGCTCGTTCCTACACGGTGGGAGTTACCGACACCGACTCCTAAGAGGAAACCTCTTTCTCGGGTAGGGTCGAACCACGACTACCCCGGCACGAGTGACCGATCGATGAAGGAGTACGAGTACGTCTGTCAGGAATGCGGGCAGCAGATCGAGGTCAACGGACCGATGCGTGAGGCGATCCTGAACAACGGCTGCCCGGTCTGTTCGGCATCCGCCCGGTCCGACGACTTCTCCGAGGCGTAGTCAGGCGTCGCGCTCGACTTCGGTTCGGCGCCCGGTCACGTTCGTCGTCTCGAACTCGTAGAGCCGGATGTCCAGTTCCTCTTTGGACTCCCCCCAGATCTCGAACAGCGGGCGCTTCGCCTCCCCGTACTGCTCGATCTGATCGACGGAGAGCTCCGAAGGGTCGATCTCCGAGAGCGTGCCCGCAGCGACGACGCTGCGGTACACTTCCTCGGGGCCCGCCCCCTCGTCGCCGTAGACGACGAACCGCGCGCTGGTGCTGGCTTTCAGGAAGCGGCGCTTCTCGCTCTCGGGCGTCGAGACGAGTCGGAAGAAGAACGAGCGCTTCTCGGGATCGTAGCCGTACGAGACCGGCGCGGCGTAGGGGTCGTCGGCCTCGGCGAGCGAGAGCACTCCCGTCTCGTTCTCACCGAGGAACGCGTCCGTCTCCTCCCGCGTCATCTCGGTCTCTCGGGCGAGTGGCATGCGTACTCCGACCCAACGGAGCGTCGGGTTAAGCGGTTACGGTTGAGTCGATCGCCGGGACCACGAGCGCCTACCCGTCGTCGAACACGTCCGCGAACAGCTTCCGCTGGGCGGCGACGAGATGCTCGGTGAACGTCGACTGGGAGATGCCCAACTGTTCGGCGAGCTCGGTGGCGTTCGCCCCGCGCGGACGTTCGAAGTACCCCTCGCGGTAGGCGGTTCGGAGCACCTCCAGCTGTCGGTCGGTGAGCTTCCCGCGGTTGACGAACCGCTGGTCGTCCGGGCTCCCCGACAGCGGCGGCTGGAGGAGCTGCTGGACGTCCGCCGACGGGAACCGTTCGCGTAACGTCCCCATCACCGACTGCAGCTGGTCGAACGTCTCGGCGTGGAACACGACGGTGAGCTCCCCGCCGTCCGCGAGGTACCGGTGGATCGGGCAGTCGAACTCCCCCAGACAGGTACACGGGCAGTCGCCCGCGTGCTCGACCCGGTAGACGTCGGCGCTGCCGTAGGAGAACACCGGCTCGGCGTCGGTGACCGTCCTGGCGGCGTCGATCAGGAACTCCGTCATCGGCGCCCCGTCGGCGGAGACGCTGGTGGCGACGCTGTCGATCGCCACGTCGGCCGCCGCGGCGAGTCGGGCGACCGGACAGCCCGCCGGGCTCTCGAACGTCACCGTCGCCCGGATGCCGGTGCTCATCGTCCGGCCCCGAGTCGGACTCGAACCACCTTGAGTGCGGTGGTCCCATGGAGGCCCGCGGGATCGCACTTAAACCACCCACGATATCCGTGCTCCACGCTTGTGGGGGAGACGATCCCACTGTGAACCATGAGCTACGCCATCACTGGATCACAGTCCCGGCGTCCGAACGGGGACTCGGCGGAGGTTTTCAGCACCGAGCGCGAGATCACCGATCTCCTCGGCGCCCTCGACGACCCGGACTGCCGTGCCGTGCTCGAAGTCACCGGCGACCAGCCCCTGTCCGCCAAGGAGATCGTGGAACGGTGTGAGATCCCCTCCTCGACGGCGTACCGCAAGATCGACCGACTCGTCGAGGTCGGCCTCCTCCGTGAGGGGGTCCGGATCCGGAGCTCGGGCAAACACGCCAGCGAGTACCGTCGCGACGTCGAGACCGTCTCGCTGTCCATCGGCGACGACGGCACCGAGGTGCGCGTCGTGAACTGCGACGAGTCGTGAACGCCCGGGCGATTCTGTATCGCGAGAAACGATTCATTAGTCGTGTTCGCCGGGGTGGATCCGATTCGCTACCCGAACCCTTCATAATCGTTCCGGCGAAACAGGAAGCTATGTACGACGAGGAGGATCTCGCGGAGATCCGCGAGAGCCGCGAGGAGTGGGAAGAGGAGACGCTCGACCCGACCCTCGACGCCTACGGCGAACGCAAGGATCGGTTCGCGACGGTGTCGAACCTCGAGATCGACCGGCTGTACGATCCGACCGACGTGGCCGACCTCGACTACGAGGAGGATCTGGGCAACCCCGGCGAGTTCCCCTACACCCGCGGTCCGTACCCGACGATGTACCGCGGGCGGACGTGGACGATGCGACAGTTCGCCGGCTTCGGCTCCGCGGAGGACACCAACGAGCGCTTCCACTACCTGATCGAGGAGGGTCAGACCGGGCTCTCGACGGCGTTCGACATGCCGTCGTTGATGGGGATCGACTCCGACGACCCGATGGCTCTCGGGGAAGTGGGGAAAGAGGGCGTCGCCGTCGACACGCTCCGGGACATGGAGATCCTGTTCGACGGGATCGACATCGGCGAGGTGTCGACCTCGTTCACGATCAACCCCTCCGCGCCGGTGATCTACGCGATGTACCTCGCGCTGGCCGACCAGCAGGGCGTCCCCCGCGAGGAGGTGCGTGGGACCCTCCAGAACGACATGCTGAAGGAGTTCATCGCCCAGAAGGAATGGGTGATCCCCCCGGAGCCGTCGCTGGATATCGTCACGGACACGATCGAGTTCGCGACCCAGGAGACGCCGAAGTTCAACCCCGTCTCCATCTCCGGCTACCACATCCGGGAGGCCGGCTCGACGGCGGTCCAGGAGCTCGCCTTCACCCTCGCGGACGGGTTCGCGTACGTCGAGGACTGTCGCGAGCGTGGGATGGACACCGACGAGTTCGCCCCCCAGCTCAGCTTCTTCTTCAACTCCCACAACTCCATCTTCGAGGAGGTGGCGAAGTTCCGCGCCGCGCGGCGCATCTACGCCCGCGTGATGGACGAGTGGTACGACGCCGAGAACGAGGACTCGAAGAAACTCAAGTTCCACACCCAGACGGCGGGCCAGTCGCTGACCGCCCAGCAGCCGCTCAACAACATCGTCCGCGTGACGATCCAGGCGCTGGCGGGCGTGTTCGGCGGCAGCCAGAGCCTCCACACCAACTCCTACGACGAGGCGCTGGCGCTGCCCAGCGAGGAGGCGGTCCGGGTCGCGCTGCGCACTCAGCAGATCATCGCCGAGGAGTCCGGCGCCGCCGACAGCGTCGACCCGCTCGCGGGCTCGTTCATGGTCGAGAGCCTCACCGACGAGGTTGAGGAGGAGGCCATGGAGTACATCGAGTCGATCAAGGAGATGGGCGACGGCTCGGTGCGTGACGGCGTGCTGACGGGGATCGAGGAGGGCTTCTTCCACCGTGAGATCCAAGAAGCCTCCTACGAGTACCAGGAGCGCGTCGAGGACGAGGAGGAGGTCGTCGTCGGCGTCAACGAGTACGTCTCCGACGAGGACACCTCGCCGGAGGTGCTCAAAGTCGACGAGGAGGTCGCCGAACACCAGCGCGAACGCCTCGAGTCGGTCAAGGAGGAACGCGACGACGACGCCGTCGAGGCCGCGCTCGACGACCTGCGCGAGGCCGTGGAGAACGACGAGAACGTGATGCCGTACATCGTCACCGCGGTCAAGGCGTACGCGACGATGGGCGAGATCATGGACGTGTTCGAGGCCGAGCACGGCGGGTACCGCGAGAAGATCGGGCTGGCTTGATCGGTCGCGGTCTCTCGGTTTTCGGTCGCGTTGTAGGTGGGTTTATGTCCGCTCCGACCCACAGTATCCCTGACTATGTCGGACGATGATTCCGAACTGGAAGCGCGACTCGAGGCCCAGGACAGCTTCGAGCCGCCGGAGTCGTTCGTCGAGCAGGCGAACGTCTCGGACCCGGAGATCTACGATGAGTTCGAGGAGAACTGGCCGGAGTGTTGGCAGGCGGCGGCCGACATGCTCGACTGGGAGAGCGAGTACGACACCGTACTCGACGACTCGAACCCACCGTTCTACGAGTGGTTCACGGGCGGGGAGCTCAACGCTTCCGCGAACTGTCTCGACCGGCATCTCGACGAGCGTGGGGACGAGGTCGCGATCGAGTGGGTGGGTGAACCCACCGATGAAGCCAACCGCACGTACACGTACGAGGACCTCCACCGCGAGGTGAACGAGGCCGCCGCGGCGCTGCGGGAGATGGGAGTCGGCGAGGGCGACGTGGTGACGATGTACATGCCGATGATCCCGGAGCTGCCGATCGCGATGCTGGCCTGTGCCCGTATCGGTGCGCCGCACTCGGTCGTGTTCGCGGGGTTCTCCGCGGACGCGCTCGCCACCCGGATGAACGCCGCCGACTCCGAGTATCTGATCACCTGCGACGGCTACTACCGCCGTGGTGATCCCCTCGACCACCTCGAGAAGGCCAACGAGGGGCTCGACGGCGTCGACCACGACACCGAGACCGTCGTCGTCGAACGCCTCCCCGAGGCCGACGCGTTCGGCCACGATCTCCGCGACGATCAGCGCCGTTGGGTCGACGCTGTCCACGCCCACGCGGGCGCGGAGGTCGAGCCGGTCGCCCGCGATGCGGAGGACATGCTGTTCCTGATGTACACCTCCGGTACCACGGGCGAGCCGAAGGGGGTGAAACACACGACGGGCGGCTATCTCGCCTGGTCCGCGTGGACCTCCCAGGCCGTGTTGGACGTCAAGCCCGAGGACACGTACTTCTGCTCGGCCGACATCGGCTGGATCACCGGCCACTCCTACATCGTCTACGGCCCGCTCGCGCTCGGCACGACGACGATGATGTACGAGGGGACGCCGGACCACCCCGAGCGTGATCGGCTCTGGGAGATCATCGAGGAGTACGAGGCGACCCAACTGTACACCGCGCCCACCGCCATTCGCGCGTTCATGAAGTGGGGCGAGGAGTTCCCCAACAGTCACGACCTCTCCAGTCTGCGTCTCCTAGGGACCGTGGGCGAACCGATCAACCCCCGGGCCTGGAAGTGGTACTACAAGCACATCGGGAACGAGTCCTGCCCGATCGTCGACACCTGGTGGCAGACCGAGACGGGCGGGATGATGGTCACGACGCTGCCGGGGATCAAGGACATGAAGCCCGGCTCCGCGGGCCCGGCGCTGCCGGGCGTCGACGCCGAAATCCTCGACACCAACGGCGAGGAGATCGAGGCCGGCCGCGCGGGCTACCTGACGATCCAGAAGCCGTGGCCGGGGATGCTGCGCACGCTGTACCAGAACGACGAGCGGTTCATCGACGAGTACTGGCGGGAGTACTCCGACACGGATTCGGACGACCCGGAGGACTGGGTGTACTTCCCCGAAGACGGCGCGAAGATCGACGAGGACGGCTACATCACCGTGCTCGGCCGGGTGGACGACGTGCTCAACGTCTCGGGCCACCGCCTCGGAACGATGGAGATCGAGAGCGCGATCGTCAGCGTCGAGGGCGTCGCCGAAGCTGCTGTGGTCGGCGGCGACCACGAGGTGAAAGGCGAAGCCGTCTACGCCTACGTCATCACCGAGGACGGCCACGAGGGCGACGACGAACTCCGGGACGCCATCGTCCAGAGCGTCGAGGATGCCATCGGCCCGATCGCTCGCCCCGAACAGGTGATCTTCACGCCCGAACTCCCCAAAACCCGCTCGGGCAAGATCATGCGCCGCCTGCTCGAAGACATCGCCAACGGCGACGAACTCGGGGATACCTCCACCCTGCGCAACCCTGACGTGGTGGCGTCGATCCAGGAACAGGCCGGAGAATAAATCGGATAGAACGATACGAAAGCTGGCGAGTCAGTCGTTCGGGGAGCCGCCCCGGGTATTTTTGGCGGCGCAGTGTCACGGGCTACCCTGACGTGGACGACCCGACCCAGCCGTCGGTCGAGCAGTTGACCCAGTCGGTCGAGACGGGCGCGTACGACGACGCGACCGCGTCCCTTCGGCGGTTCGAGACGGCGTCCGCCGACACACGGAAGGCGGCGGTCCGGGCGGTCCGACGCCTCGCGAACGAGCGTCCGGTCGCGGTGGGGCAGCTGCTCCCCGCGCTCGCGCCGTTTCTGACGGACGACGACCGTTCGGTCCGGCTGACGACGTCGAAACTGTTCGTCGCCGTCGCCCGCGAGTCACCGTCGGCAGTCGTCCCCCACATCGACGATCTCGCCGCCCGATTGGCCGACGAGGCGGAGTTCTACTACGTCCGGGCGCGCGCCGCCGAGGCGCTGGGCTACGTCGCGCTCGACTACCCCGAGGAGGTGGCGTCGCCGGCGTTGCTAGCCGACCTGCGGGTCGGGCTCTCGTTCGACGAGCCCGAGGTCAGGGAGAAGCTCGCGAAGGCGCTGGCCTCGCTCGCGATCGGCGACCCCGACCGCCTCAGCCACCAGACCTCGAATCTCGGGGAGCGTCTCGACGACGACAACGATCTCGTTCGGTACCACCTCTGTACCGCACTCACCGTGATCGGTACTGCGTTCCCGTCGGCGCTCGCGTCCGTGACGGGGCCGCTGGCGGAGCGCCTGACCGACGACTGCCCGTACGTCCGCGGGCGGGCCGCCGAGGCGCTCGGGGTGGTCGTCCGGACGGAGCCGGTGGCGGCGACGTTCGCGGACAGCCTGTCCGAGGGTGCCAACGAGTTCGAGGCCGAACGGGTCCAGTTCGTGCGTGCGGCGCTCGCGGGGGACGATCCGGCACCCGACCGCGTAGCCAGCGCCGACGCGATCCGTGAGACGACCGACGAGATCGCGACGGCGGTCGCGACGCCCGATTCGGCGCACGACTGCCCCCGCTGCGGGCTCTCGCTCCCGGACGGGGGGCCGCCGACGTGCCCCGGATGTGGCGTTCCCCGGTAGCTTCGACGCCGGTCCGCCACGAACCCAACGATCGAAACGGCTTTATTCGTTTAGGCGGGCCTAATCTACATGGACGACGAGACAGGGGGGACGCCGTCCGACCACGACGTCGCGATCGTCGGCGGCGGCCCCGCCGGCTGTTCGGCGGGCGTGTTCACCGCCCGCGCCGGGCTCGATACGGTGATATTCGACCGCGGCCGCTCGTCGATCCAACGGTGTGCCCACCTGGAGAACTACCTCGGCTTCCCGGGCGGCGTCGACATCGGGACGTTCTACGACCTGCTGCACGACCACGTCGCGGACGCGGGCGGAGAGGTCGTCCCGGATCTCGTCGAGTCGGTCGAACACGGCGACGAGGCCCGTTTCCGCGTCGAGCGCCAGTCCGGCGAGACCGTGACGGCCCGCCGGGTGATCGCCGCCACGCGCTACGACGCCGGCGAGTACCTGCGCGGCCTCGATGACGCGATGTTCGTGACCACGGAGTACGACGGGGAGACGCGGGAGCAGTTCGACGACGAGTACGCCGACGCGGACGGCTCGACGCCGGTCGAGGGGCTATTCGTCGCCTCCCCGTCCGGCCCGACCAGCCAGCAGGCGATCATGGCCGCGGGCCGCGGTGCCCGGGTCGGCGTCGCCGTGGTCGAGGCGGCTCGGCGCGAACGGGAGTACCCCGAGCCCCTCGCCGACTACTACGACTGGGTGCGCGCCGAGAGCGAGCGCACCGGTGAGTGGAGCGAGCGCGACCGCTGGCGGGAGTTCTACGACGGGCGCTTCCCCGACGACCACGACCTCTCCCCGGATCGGGTCGAGGAGATCCGCGAGCGGGAGATCGACCGACGGCTCGACCAGTACGTGGGCGACGAGACGATCGAGCGCCGTTCGAACGCGGGGCAACGCCGGCTGCTCGACCACGTCGACGACGACCTCGTGCTCGAAGCCGCCCGCGAGATCGAGGCCGAACGCGGGACGACGGAACCGGACGACTGACACACGCGATCCAACCATGAACGACGATCACGATCTGACGCGGCGCGAGTATCTCACCTACGGAAGCGCGATCGGCGCGAGC
It encodes the following:
- a CDS encoding NAD(P)/FAD-dependent oxidoreductase translates to MDDETGGTPSDHDVAIVGGGPAGCSAGVFTARAGLDTVIFDRGRSSIQRCAHLENYLGFPGGVDIGTFYDLLHDHVADAGGEVVPDLVESVEHGDEARFRVERQSGETVTARRVIAATRYDAGEYLRGLDDAMFVTTEYDGETREQFDDEYADADGSTPVEGLFVASPSGPTSQQAIMAAGRGARVGVAVVEAARREREYPEPLADYYDWVRAESERTGEWSERDRWREFYDGRFPDDHDLSPDRVEEIREREIDRRLDQYVGDETIERRSNAGQRRLLDHVDDDLVLEAAREIEAERGTTEPDD